A genomic stretch from Chitinophaga lutea includes:
- a CDS encoding HU domain-containing protein has product MLQHYITEVLFKQHTCSIPQVGTFTIQHIPAHYAVVEQVLAPPRQEVSFETRWEDDGSCLHWISQKENLVEPVAKLKMEKYLQEFRESLQTGQPVDLPGIGNLRLDPFGQIRFTAQELPDAWQPISLQPVLRPEAAPKVLQGNTEVVNHEVVEHTTVVPEEFESQGRFRWWWVVVPAVVIAGIVSFFLLKDQFQGYTPAVEDSAVNAAPAPAPAADTVPITPAVAPVAATPVSDTIAYYVVFQTYKNRETAEKKHTQRLNWGHSEVVLYTSKDSLYNLAVYFRTLPADTVKAKDSISQKFSSQVRIEY; this is encoded by the coding sequence ATGTTACAGCACTATATAACAGAAGTACTTTTCAAACAGCATACCTGTTCCATTCCGCAGGTGGGCACCTTCACCATCCAGCACATCCCCGCGCACTATGCGGTGGTGGAGCAGGTGCTGGCCCCTCCGCGCCAGGAGGTGAGTTTCGAGACCCGCTGGGAAGACGATGGTTCGTGCCTGCACTGGATTTCCCAGAAAGAGAACCTGGTGGAGCCGGTGGCCAAGCTGAAAATGGAAAAGTACCTCCAGGAGTTCCGGGAAAGCCTGCAAACGGGCCAGCCGGTAGACCTGCCGGGTATCGGCAACCTGCGCCTCGACCCGTTCGGCCAGATCCGTTTCACCGCGCAGGAGCTCCCCGACGCCTGGCAGCCCATTTCCCTGCAACCCGTACTGCGCCCCGAAGCCGCGCCCAAAGTGTTACAGGGTAATACCGAAGTGGTGAACCACGAAGTAGTGGAGCACACCACCGTGGTGCCCGAAGAATTCGAAAGCCAGGGCCGCTTCCGCTGGTGGTGGGTAGTGGTGCCAGCCGTGGTGATTGCCGGCATCGTGAGTTTCTTTTTACTGAAAGACCAGTTCCAGGGATACACGCCCGCTGTGGAAGACAGCGCGGTCAATGCCGCACCGGCGCCCGCTCCTGCGGCGGATACCGTGCCCATAACACCGGCCGTTGCGCCTGTGGCCGCCACGCCAGTGAGCGATACCATCGCTTATTACGTGGTGTTCCAGACGTATAAAAACCGCGAGACCGCCGAAAAGAAACACACCCAGCGCCTCAACTGGGGCCACAGCGAAGTGGTGCTGTACACCTCCAAAGATTCGCTGTACAACCTGGCCGTGTATTTCCGCACTTTACCCGCGGATACGGTAAAGGCCAAGGATTCCATCTCACAGAAATTCTCCAGCCAGGTCCGGATAGAATACTAG
- a CDS encoding SDR family oxidoreductase, whose translation MKVLITGSNGLLGQYLIQRLCSLPGYEVIATGRGQNRLKRQEGYRYESVNLADEAAVKGLIDRHRPDAIVHAGAMTQADDCERNKDACWMANVTATRFLLQGAEKAGSFFLFLSTDFVFDGLGGPYREDDPINPINYYGASKAAAERLVKQSKTEWAIARTVLVYGMADDPKRTNIITWVKSNLEQKKKLKVVVDQWRTPTLVQDLAEGCRLILDKRAQGVFHLAGKDMLTPYDMAMQVALHLNLDTRLFEKVDATSFKQPAVRPAKTGFIIEKAEKELGYAPRTFEEGLKVILGSASAPQSE comes from the coding sequence ATGAAAGTTCTAATCACAGGCAGCAACGGTCTCCTCGGGCAATACCTCATACAGCGCCTTTGTTCCCTGCCGGGATATGAAGTGATCGCCACCGGCAGAGGGCAGAACCGGCTGAAACGGCAGGAAGGATATCGGTATGAATCGGTGAACCTCGCGGACGAGGCGGCGGTAAAAGGTTTGATAGACCGCCACCGGCCGGACGCCATCGTGCATGCAGGGGCCATGACGCAGGCGGACGATTGCGAGCGCAACAAGGATGCCTGCTGGATGGCCAATGTGACGGCTACACGTTTTCTGCTGCAGGGCGCTGAAAAAGCGGGCTCGTTTTTCCTGTTCCTGTCCACCGACTTCGTGTTCGACGGCCTGGGCGGCCCTTACCGCGAAGACGATCCCATCAACCCCATCAACTATTACGGCGCCAGCAAAGCGGCGGCGGAACGCCTCGTGAAACAGTCCAAAACGGAATGGGCCATCGCCCGCACGGTGCTGGTGTACGGCATGGCGGACGATCCCAAGCGCACCAATATCATCACCTGGGTGAAAAGCAACCTCGAACAGAAGAAAAAACTGAAAGTGGTGGTGGACCAGTGGCGCACGCCCACGCTGGTGCAGGATCTCGCCGAAGGCTGCCGCCTCATTCTCGACAAACGCGCCCAAGGCGTTTTCCACCTGGCCGGGAAAGATATGCTCACCCCTTACGATATGGCCATGCAGGTGGCCCTGCACCTCAACCTCGACACGCGCCTCTTCGAAAAGGTAGACGCCACCAGTTTCAAACAACCCGCCGTACGCCCGGCCAAAACCGGGTTCATCATCGAAAAGGCGGAAAAGGAACTGGGCTACGCGCCCCGTACTTTCGAAGAAGGCCTCAAAGTGATTTTAGGCAGCGCCTCCGCCCCACAAAGCGAATAG